The Sabethes cyaneus chromosome 1, idSabCyanKW18_F2, whole genome shotgun sequence DNA segment AATGCTGATCCACCAAactgatgatggtaatgacgaaaatgatagtAATGTTGAAATGATGACTATAATGATGAAACTGATTATGGTAATCGCGAAACTGATGAGCATAATAACAAaactgatgatgattttgattattctgattgttttgatggtaTTCGATCCTATTGATGATgtttgataatgataatgattttGATAATGTTGacgattttaagaattttgatGGTGTTGATCATCTTGATGTgatcattttgtttatgttgatgATATCGATGATGTTAATGActacccttgaggtgatggtggctacccccttacatatatacatacatacatgataTCGATGATGTTATTGACTTGGATAATGTTAGCGATATTTATGACATTGCGGGTGTTGAGGAATTTAATGATGTGGGTGGTGTTGATGATACCGATTATTTGATAATTTGGATCATTCTGATGATTTTGATGGTGTTAAAGATCTTGATGACAATAATttggatgatgatgattttcagtGGTTTTCAAAATCTTAGATACgttgatgattttgatgatgtTGATGGTGTTGAGAATTTTGACGAGTTGATTTTGTTACCGATGATGTTGATGACTTCGACGACTTTGACGATAAGGATGATGTtgatatcgatgattttgaaACTGTTGACCTGCATGATATTGATGATTTCGATAGAGTTGAGGATTTCGATGGCGTTGATATTTATGGTGATGTTAACAATTCTAGATCGATGCTCATTAAGGACACTGGGCTTCTTACAGTGAGTCAGATGTTGGGCTCACCGTGTTCGTTCGAAATTTGATAACTTACGGCAATTTCTTTAATGGAACTCCTTATGAAATCTTTGCCGTAgcattgaaaatttgcatgcagataATGAAAAATGTCAGTGACGCACTAAACGAAAAATTTGGCTGATTCTATATCTGTCACCCAGACGATAAACCAACAGATATCGGTAACGAACGATCAAAAGGATGTACAAAACCGGAAAGACTTAGGAAAGTGgttttttgtcatatttatCAATAGAGTAGGGGAAggggtgaatgtagggaacATGCCCGGCTAAATAAATTAACGAGTTAATGAGTCTAGATCGATTGAATCATTTGTTTCAGTGCAACTaaaattcatacatacatacggcaTACCGAAAGTTCGAAAGAACGAGAGAACGAACATACATTGTGTGACTCGAGACTCTCACAGACTTCGTGAAATGAAATAGTACGACAAAGAGGGAGATCTAAGATCGCCCGAAAAGAGACGCACGGAGATGAGAGTATTAATATCGTACCCGAAACGAgcgcgtcagtttttggacgaacgtagacgttAGCGGACGTGGTTGGCTCGGGTGGAGGCAACCGAGACGGACACTACAGATAGCACCACAACTAAACTGCGTGTAGTATTCGACGCATCCTGTAAAACATCTACGGGCATCTCGTTGAACGATGGTTTGATGGTCGGGCCTGTGGTGCAAGATGATCTGCTAGCAATTCAGTTACGATTCCGTCTCCACCGAATAGCCATCGTCGCTGATGTGGAAAAAATGTATAGAATGATCCAAGTTTTTCCATCAGATCAACGGCTTCAATGCATCCTGTGGAGAGATTCTCCGAACGAAACAATCCGTGTCTATCATCTGACTACAGTAACGTACGGTACTGCATGTGCACCGTACTTAGCAACCAAGTGTCTGCAGTGTCTCTCAGACCTAGAGTCCGAAACTTTTCCCGTAGCGTCAAGGGTGctgaaaaatgatttttatgtTGACGACATGTTAACCGGTGCTGACGATATTGAAACCGCAAGCCACTTGGCGCATGAAATGATTAAGCTTACTTCCTCCGGCGGTTTCAACTTACGAAAGTGGACCTCCAACTCAAATGCGCTTCTAGATCAATTGCCAGTTGACCTTGTTGACAAACGACCTGCTCGAGAACTTGATATAGCGCATACTACAGTAAAAACACTCGGTTTACTCTGGGATACTTCTTCTGACTGTTTTCTGTTCCACTCACCTGTGTGGAATACAAATGCAATCATCACTAAACGAGTCGTACTGGCAGACACGGCTCGTCTGTTCGATCCTCTCGGCCTAGTGGGGCCGGTTGTCGTTCTAGCAAAAATTTTTGTGCAAGAGTTGTGGAAGCAGAAGTGCGAGTGGGATGAACCGTTACCCGAAGCGTATCAAAATTTCTGGATTGAATACAGAAGAAATTTGTGTGCTCTTTCGTCATTATCGATTCCTCGGTGGGTGGCATTCAGTACCGATCTGCTTTCCGTCCAAGTTCACGGTTTCTGCGATGCTTCCAGCAAGGCATATGGGGCATGCCTCTACCTTCGCAGTACCGCTTCCAATGGTGCAGTGGAGGTACGACTAATCACAGCAAAATCTAAGGTCGCACCGTTAGAAGATctcaaacgaaagaaaaaggtaCAGACCATACCCCGACTGGAGCTGTCCAGCGCGCTTTTACTCAGCCACCTCTATATGAAAAGTTCATCGCTAGCACCACAATTCAGCATACAGCCTATTTCTGGACCGATTCCACAATT contains these protein-coding regions:
- the LOC128745844 gene encoding uncharacterized protein LOC128745844 codes for the protein MIQVFPSDQRLQCILWRDSPNETIRVYHLTTVTYGTACAPYLATKCLQCLSDLESETFPVASRVLKNDFYVDDMLTGADDIETASHLAHEMIKLTSSGGFNLRKWTSNSNALLDQLPVDLVDKRPARELDIAHTTVKTLGLLWDTSSDCFLFHSPVWNTNAIITKRVVLADTARLFDPLGLVGPVVVLAKIFVQELWKQKCEWDEPLPEAYQNFWIEYRRNLCALSSLSIPRWVAFSTDLLSVQVHGFCDASSKAYGACLYLRSTASNGAVEVRLITAKSKVAPLEDLKRKKKVQTIPRLELSSALLLSHLYMKSSSLAPQFSIQPISGPIPQL